From the Sphingomonas suaedae genome, one window contains:
- a CDS encoding thiamine pyrophosphate-binding protein, with translation MTNLRNGGRILVDNLVAQGCDRIFHVPGESFLAVLDALHDVAQIDLVTCRHEGGAAFMACADGAMTGKPGICFVTRGPGATNASIGVHVAMQDSIPMILFIGDVDRSMRDREGFQEVDFPAFFGPIAKWATRIEDAARIPEYIARAWNVAISGRPGPVVIALPEDMLTDAVETRDRPRLSRHSAGLDPDDFTDVLDLLRTAERPVAIVGGAGWDVATGAAFDAFARSWGIPVAGAFRRQDAIPNASPAWAGNLGYGPNPKLVERIKAADLLLVVGARLGEATTDGYTLVTPDHPGQTLIHVHPDAGELNRVYRADLGIAAPVFEFAAMLAAADAPETPRPAGAQAHEDWLDWSTPTRRDAVALDLGQCVAAMRERLDADHTIICNGAGNFSAWWHRYWPYGAQPAQLAPTAGAMGYGTPAAVAAALRRKDKLAVALAGDGDFLMNGQELATAVQHGADMLVLVIDNGAYGTIRMHQEREFPERLSGTTLHNPDFAALARAYGCWSESVERTADFAPALDRALAERGVRLLHLKTDVEFITPATTIAAIRG, from the coding sequence ATGACGAACCTGCGCAATGGCGGCCGCATTCTGGTCGATAATCTCGTGGCCCAGGGCTGCGATCGTATCTTTCACGTCCCGGGCGAAAGTTTTCTGGCGGTGCTCGACGCACTGCACGACGTGGCGCAGATCGATCTGGTGACCTGTCGGCACGAGGGCGGCGCCGCCTTCATGGCCTGCGCCGACGGCGCGATGACGGGGAAGCCCGGCATCTGCTTCGTCACCCGCGGCCCTGGCGCCACCAATGCCAGTATCGGCGTCCATGTCGCGATGCAGGATTCGATCCCGATGATCCTGTTCATCGGCGATGTCGACCGCTCGATGCGAGACCGCGAAGGGTTTCAGGAAGTCGATTTCCCCGCATTTTTCGGACCCATCGCCAAATGGGCGACGCGGATCGAGGATGCAGCGCGTATCCCCGAATATATCGCCCGCGCATGGAATGTCGCGATTTCCGGCCGCCCCGGCCCGGTCGTGATCGCGCTGCCCGAAGATATGCTGACCGACGCGGTCGAGACGCGCGACCGCCCCCGCCTCAGCCGCCATAGCGCGGGTCTCGATCCCGACGATTTCACCGATGTCCTCGATCTGCTCCGGACCGCCGAGCGTCCGGTCGCCATTGTCGGCGGTGCAGGATGGGATGTCGCGACGGGCGCCGCATTCGATGCCTTCGCGCGCAGCTGGGGCATTCCCGTCGCCGGCGCATTCCGGCGACAGGACGCCATCCCCAATGCCTCGCCCGCTTGGGCCGGCAATCTCGGCTATGGCCCCAACCCGAAGCTGGTCGAGCGGATCAAGGCCGCCGATCTGCTGCTGGTGGTCGGCGCACGGCTGGGCGAAGCGACGACCGACGGTTACACGCTCGTGACGCCGGATCATCCCGGCCAGACGCTGATCCACGTCCATCCCGATGCGGGCGAACTCAACCGCGTCTATCGCGCCGATCTCGGCATCGCTGCCCCGGTGTTCGAATTCGCCGCCATGCTCGCCGCCGCCGATGCGCCCGAAACGCCCCGACCCGCCGGTGCGCAGGCGCATGAGGATTGGCTCGACTGGTCCACGCCAACCCGACGCGACGCGGTTGCCCTCGACCTTGGCCAGTGTGTCGCCGCGATGCGCGAACGGCTCGACGCCGATCATACGATCATCTGCAACGGCGCCGGCAATTTCTCCGCCTGGTGGCACCGTTACTGGCCCTATGGCGCACAGCCTGCACAGCTCGCCCCGACCGCAGGCGCAATGGGATATGGCACCCCCGCCGCGGTTGCCGCCGCGCTGCGCCGCAAGGACAAGCTGGCCGTTGCTCTGGCGGGCGATGGCGACTTCCTGATGAACGGCCAGGAGCTGGCCACTGCGGTCCAGCATGGCGCCGATATGCTCGTGCTCGTCATCGACAACGGCGCCTATGGCACCATCCGTATGCATCAGGAGCGTGAATTTCCGGAGCGCCTGTCCGGCACCACGCTGCACAATCCTGATTTTGCCGCGCTGGCCCGCGCCTATGGCTGCTGGTCGGAAAGCGTCGAGCGCACTGCGGACTTCGCGCCCGCGCTCGACCGTGCATTGGCGGAGCGCGGCGTACGCCTGCTCCATCTCAAGACCGATGTGGAATTCATCACCCCCGCGACGACGATCGCGGCGATCCGGGGATAG
- a CDS encoding leucyl aminopeptidase family protein has protein sequence MTDLSPLLQPDRGQPARTLHVVRPDQWADWLKAQPARIRTTIAAHKLTGKAGNRAVLPGDKDDDWSMLLVCDEAEGSPFRIASLGEQLPAGTYRLATGEPGGAMLGWVLAQYRFDRYRKDDTAQGPRVLLTGEPGRIEETLRLATATFKVRDLINMPASDMGPADLEAEAASLARVHGASLNVTRGDALEQGYPMIHAVGMAAARGREPRLIELEWGDPTHPRLALVGKGVCFDTGGLDIKPSAGMRLMKKDMGGAAHALALAGVVMGQRLPVRLHLLVAAVENSVAGNAFRPGDVLRTRKGLTVENTNTDAEGRLILGDALTRAVEAKPDLILDFATLTGAARVALGPDLPALFANNDALAGAMLDAGDAAKDPLWRLPLWDGYDEMLKSDIADMVNAPDGPFAGPITAALFLRRFVPRDIAWAHLDLFAWRPAAKPGRPKGGDAMGLRATWAMLKGRYSDTA, from the coding sequence ATGACCGACCTGTCCCCCCTGCTCCAGCCCGATCGCGGCCAGCCCGCCCGCACGCTCCACGTCGTCCGCCCCGACCAATGGGCCGACTGGCTCAAGGCACAGCCCGCGCGCATCCGCACCACCATTGCCGCGCACAAGCTGACCGGCAAGGCGGGGAACCGCGCGGTGCTGCCGGGCGACAAGGACGACGACTGGTCGATGCTGCTCGTATGCGATGAGGCGGAGGGTTCGCCGTTCCGCATCGCCTCGCTCGGCGAACAGCTTCCCGCAGGGACCTATCGCCTTGCAACCGGCGAACCGGGCGGCGCGATGCTCGGCTGGGTGCTCGCTCAATATCGCTTCGATCGCTACCGCAAGGACGACACAGCACAGGGACCGCGCGTCCTGCTGACCGGCGAACCCGGCCGGATCGAGGAGACGCTGCGCCTCGCCACCGCTACCTTCAAGGTGCGCGACCTGATCAACATGCCCGCGTCGGACATGGGGCCCGCAGACCTGGAGGCGGAGGCAGCGTCACTCGCAAGGGTCCATGGCGCATCGCTCAACGTGACCCGTGGCGACGCGCTGGAACAGGGCTATCCAATGATCCATGCCGTCGGCATGGCCGCCGCGCGGGGGCGCGAGCCGCGGCTGATCGAACTGGAATGGGGCGATCCCACGCATCCGCGCCTCGCACTCGTCGGCAAGGGGGTGTGCTTCGATACCGGCGGGCTCGATATCAAGCCGAGCGCCGGGATGCGCCTGATGAAGAAGGACATGGGCGGCGCTGCCCATGCGTTGGCGCTCGCCGGAGTGGTGATGGGACAACGCCTGCCCGTCCGCCTTCACCTCCTCGTCGCCGCGGTCGAAAATTCGGTGGCGGGCAACGCCTTCCGCCCCGGCGACGTGCTGCGTACCCGCAAGGGACTGACGGTGGAAAACACCAATACCGATGCCGAGGGGCGGTTGATCCTCGGTGATGCGTTGACCAGGGCAGTCGAGGCCAAGCCCGACCTGATCCTCGATTTCGCCACGCTCACCGGGGCTGCCCGCGTCGCGCTCGGCCCGGATCTTCCCGCCCTGTTCGCCAATAACGATGCGCTCGCGGGTGCGATGCTCGACGCGGGCGACGCGGCGAAGGATCCGCTGTGGCGCCTGCCGCTGTGGGACGGCTATGACGAGATGCTCAAATCCGACATCGCCGACATGGTTAACGCGCCCGATGGCCCGTTCGCCGGACCGATCACCGCCGCACTGTTCCTGCGCCGCTTCGTGCCCAGGGACATTGCCTGGGCGCATCTCGACCTCTTCGCCTGGCGTCCCGCCGCCAAGCCGGGCCGCCCCAAAGGGGGCGACGCGATGGGCCTGCGCGCGACCTGGGCGATGCTCAAAGGGCGCTATTCGGACACAGCATAA
- a CDS encoding type II toxin-antitoxin system VapC family toxin, protein MRAVDTNVLARFLLRDDERQHLLSRALLEASAVFVPITVALELEWVLRSYDLPRAQVVRTIRDLMGLPNVIFEDSDRLREALSLVDGGADFADAFHLVRCGGCTDFVTFDKALAATAPDRVTLLTA, encoded by the coding sequence ATGCGCGCAGTCGATACTAACGTCCTCGCCCGCTTTCTCCTGCGCGATGATGAACGGCAACACCTCCTCTCGCGCGCCTTATTGGAAGCGAGTGCGGTCTTCGTTCCGATAACGGTTGCGCTGGAACTCGAATGGGTATTGCGGAGCTATGACCTCCCACGTGCTCAAGTCGTTCGGACAATCCGTGACCTAATGGGATTGCCGAACGTCATTTTCGAGGATTCGGACCGTCTCCGCGAGGCTCTCAGCCTCGTGGATGGAGGCGCGGATTTCGCCGACGCATTTCATCTGGTTCGCTGCGGCGGCTGCACGGACTTCGTCACCTTCGACAAGGCGCTCGCCGCAACCGCGCCCGACCGCGTTACCCTCCTCACAGCCTGA
- a CDS encoding AbrB/MazE/SpoVT family DNA-binding domain-containing protein translates to MNAITTKLSSKGQLVLPKALRDKLKWTAGTELIVENTPGGVVIRKAKPFPPTTLDQLAGSLAKYYTGPPKTIEEMDEGIAQVVQERDARSRY, encoded by the coding sequence ATGAACGCGATCACCACCAAATTGTCGAGCAAGGGCCAGCTGGTCCTGCCCAAGGCGTTGCGCGACAAGCTCAAATGGACGGCGGGCACCGAACTTATTGTCGAGAACACGCCGGGTGGCGTGGTGATTCGCAAAGCGAAGCCCTTTCCACCCACGACCCTGGATCAACTCGCGGGTAGTCTGGCGAAATACTATACTGGCCCGCCGAAAACGATAGAGGAGATGGACGAGGGGATCGCGCAGGTTGTGCAAGAACGCGATGCGCGCAGTCGATACTAA
- a CDS encoding helix-turn-helix domain-containing protein — MQNSRKTPFEEPYIAIIDSLVRRRKQIGVSQIELAAALGYDQSFVSRIERRQRRLDVWEFVRFCRALELNPGDVLDPQLNKAD, encoded by the coding sequence ATGCAGAACTCGCGCAAAACGCCGTTCGAGGAGCCGTACATCGCAATTATCGATAGTCTGGTTCGGCGCCGGAAGCAGATCGGGGTGAGCCAGATCGAACTGGCTGCGGCCTTGGGATATGACCAGTCGTTCGTCAGCCGGATCGAGCGGCGCCAGCGACGCCTGGACGTCTGGGAATTCGTTCGCTTTTGTAGGGCGTTAGAACTTAACCCCGGCGATGTGCTGGACCCGCAATTGAACAAGGCAGATTGA
- the rimO gene encoding 30S ribosomal protein S12 methylthiotransferase RimO: MATRLPEAPKVGMVSLGCPKNLVDSERILTKLRSDGYAMSADYAGADVVLVNTCGFLDSAKEESLEAIGEAIAENGRVIVTGCMGKEAEVIRARFPNVLAVTGAHQYEEVVGAVHDAAPMPPNAFLNLVPDSGLKLTPRHYSYLKISEGCNHRCAFCIIPALRGDLVSRRPDAILREAEKLVEAGTRELLVISQDTSAYGVDIRREPRMWKGEHVVPHMTDLARELGKIAPWVRLHYVYPYPHVDQVIPLMAEGLILPYLDIPFQHASPSVLRTMRRPANEAKVLERLKNWRSIAPDITIRSTFVVGFPGETEADFQYLLDWLDEAQLDRVGAFRFEPVEGAAANDLPGAVPEAVKEERYARIMEKTAAISAAKLQAKVGHTLEVIIDEVDGDGANARSQADAPEIDGTVFLRDAGHLKQGEIVAVEIEDADEHDLYGVPLPADGRVTARFPLP; the protein is encoded by the coding sequence ATGGCAACGCGACTCCCCGAAGCCCCCAAGGTGGGCATGGTGTCGCTCGGCTGTCCCAAGAATCTGGTCGACAGTGAGCGTATCCTGACCAAGCTCCGCAGCGACGGCTATGCCATGTCCGCCGACTATGCCGGGGCGGACGTGGTGCTGGTCAACACCTGCGGCTTTCTCGACAGCGCCAAGGAAGAATCGCTCGAAGCGATCGGCGAGGCGATTGCGGAAAATGGCCGCGTCATCGTCACCGGCTGCATGGGCAAGGAGGCGGAGGTCATCCGCGCCCGCTTTCCCAATGTCTTGGCGGTCACAGGTGCGCATCAATATGAGGAAGTGGTTGGGGCCGTCCACGACGCCGCGCCGATGCCGCCCAACGCCTTTCTCAACCTCGTCCCCGACAGCGGGCTCAAGCTCACCCCGCGCCATTACAGCTATCTGAAGATTTCGGAGGGCTGCAACCATCGCTGTGCCTTCTGCATCATCCCCGCGCTGCGCGGCGATCTCGTCAGCCGCCGCCCCGACGCGATCCTGCGCGAGGCTGAAAAGCTGGTCGAAGCGGGGACAAGGGAATTGCTGGTCATCAGCCAGGACACGTCCGCGTACGGCGTCGATATCCGCAGGGAACCGCGGATGTGGAAGGGCGAGCATGTCGTCCCCCATATGACCGACCTGGCCCGCGAACTCGGCAAGATCGCCCCCTGGGTGCGGCTCCACTATGTCTATCCCTACCCCCATGTGGATCAGGTCATCCCGCTGATGGCAGAGGGGCTGATCCTCCCCTATCTCGACATCCCTTTTCAGCACGCCAGCCCGTCCGTCCTTCGGACCATGCGTCGCCCGGCGAACGAGGCGAAGGTGCTGGAGCGGTTGAAGAACTGGCGCAGCATCGCGCCGGATATCACCATCCGCTCGACCTTCGTCGTCGGCTTTCCCGGTGAGACCGAGGCGGATTTCCAATATCTGCTCGACTGGCTCGACGAAGCCCAACTCGACCGCGTCGGCGCGTTCCGCTTCGAGCCGGTCGAGGGTGCCGCCGCCAACGACCTGCCCGGCGCGGTTCCCGAAGCGGTCAAGGAAGAACGCTACGCCCGGATCATGGAGAAGACTGCGGCGATCAGCGCGGCCAAGCTTCAGGCAAAGGTCGGTCACACGCTCGAAGTGATTATCGATGAGGTCGATGGCGACGGTGCCAATGCCCGGTCACAGGCCGACGCGCCCGAGATCGACGGAACGGTGTTCCTGCGCGACGCCGGACATCTGAAGCAGGGCGAAATCGTCGCAGTCGAGATTGAGGACGCCGACGAGCACGATCTGTACGGCGTGCCGCTCCCGGCGGATGGACGGGTTACAGCCAGATTCCCTTTACCGTGA
- a CDS encoding tetratricopeptide repeat protein produces the protein MIDLRRHAVTGGAAMLALAGLGAAGAAAAQTVPRIPIPAEGEAAFAKREYGKAAGIIIPAFENCRTAHPDGDTCATLAAGVAVLVATAGNDKVEGTILRALDYVDTRVGPESEDALIMLSALTSYYERLQDLNKYLPAAERRLAVSHKLHGATGRLTVIAAVGLCIAQWNLGQGQAAVDLLLPIARELPETTPEQVVLSGRVQECLGMAYYSMDRDREAEPAFRKALALFERAEGESGPLALDAMASLANTLRRLDREDEARLLAARVDRLAKPGSTARERITWWSGAAPADPVAAARAELARAEKQYGPASAVTDMAAAMLGVALIDAEKFAEAEPYVRRLEAAANNPVNPASVRIKMLTGQVVLTMKTNPERLDLVVPVIERLVSVAKQSGTGSDRLLIDFQMYAGMSLLLTGQPQRSYPFLSDAGDLLMSRLASYRDFDAAAQKETRQYSPIFKFKVTNAWWLAQRR, from the coding sequence ATGATCGATCTGCGACGACATGCGGTAACCGGCGGAGCTGCGATGCTGGCGCTGGCGGGGTTGGGCGCAGCGGGGGCGGCGGCGGCGCAAACCGTGCCGCGCATTCCGATCCCGGCTGAGGGCGAGGCAGCGTTCGCCAAGCGCGAATATGGCAAGGCCGCAGGGATCATCATTCCGGCGTTCGAGAATTGCCGGACGGCACATCCGGATGGCGACACGTGCGCCACACTTGCCGCCGGTGTCGCGGTTCTGGTCGCGACGGCAGGCAACGACAAGGTCGAGGGCACGATCCTGCGGGCGCTCGATTACGTCGATACGCGAGTCGGTCCCGAGAGCGAGGATGCGCTGATAATGCTCAGCGCTCTGACGAGCTATTATGAGCGCTTGCAAGACTTGAACAAATATCTGCCTGCCGCAGAGCGGCGACTGGCGGTGTCGCACAAGCTCCATGGAGCCACCGGCCGCCTGACGGTGATTGCGGCTGTCGGGCTTTGCATCGCCCAATGGAATCTGGGTCAGGGGCAGGCGGCGGTGGACCTGTTACTGCCGATCGCCCGGGAACTGCCGGAGACAACGCCGGAACAGGTTGTCCTGTCCGGCCGCGTCCAGGAGTGTCTGGGCATGGCCTATTATTCGATGGATCGCGACCGCGAGGCGGAGCCGGCGTTCCGCAAGGCGCTGGCGCTCTTTGAGCGGGCGGAAGGGGAGAGCGGGCCGCTGGCGCTCGATGCGATGGCAAGCCTCGCCAACACGTTGCGCAGGCTGGACCGTGAGGACGAGGCCCGCTTGCTGGCTGCGCGGGTCGATCGGCTGGCGAAGCCCGGCTCCACTGCTCGCGAGCGTATTACGTGGTGGTCCGGTGCCGCCCCGGCGGATCCGGTCGCGGCTGCCCGCGCAGAACTCGCCCGTGCGGAAAAGCAATATGGCCCGGCATCGGCGGTCACCGACATGGCGGCTGCGATGCTGGGGGTGGCGCTGATCGACGCCGAAAAGTTCGCCGAGGCGGAACCCTATGTCCGGCGGCTGGAAGCAGCGGCAAACAACCCTGTGAACCCGGCGTCGGTGCGGATCAAGATGCTGACGGGGCAGGTGGTGCTGACGATGAAAACCAATCCGGAACGGCTCGATCTCGTCGTTCCGGTGATCGAACGCCTCGTCAGTGTCGCAAAACAATCGGGCACCGGCAGCGACAGACTGCTGATCGATTTCCAGATGTATGCGGGGATGAGCCTCCTGCTGACCGGACAGCCACAGCGCTCTTATCCGTTTTTGAGCGATGCAGGAGATCTGCTGATGTCGCGTCTGGCGAGCTATCGCGATTTCGATGCGGCGGCGCAGAAGGAGACGCGCCAATATTCTCCGATCTTCAAGTTCAAGGTCACGAACGCGTGGTGGTTGGCGCAGAGGCGGTGA
- a CDS encoding alpha/beta fold hydrolase has translation MLIAAGGMMLAAGAVVATAFSATMRKAEHRLAGASDIVGTRFGDLEYAVRGEGPPIMMIHGTGGGFDQGLSFGHGLIERGYRVIAPSRFGYLRSDFPVNPSSENQADALVELLDHLGIDRLPVVAGSAGALAAIQFALRHPQRCSLLVLLVPAANVTGLDPVEMTATQKLFVEQALGSDFVYWSARRIAPKQLVANLLATDPHLLKTVSPGERARAYRILDEMLPISTRSRGLLNDARLAGASHPVDYRKIRAPTLILSVEDDRFGTAATARYLATVIPDATLVILERGGHIWLGADETVSDHVARFIRARGS, from the coding sequence ATGCTGATCGCGGCGGGCGGGATGATGCTCGCCGCTGGGGCTGTGGTGGCGACGGCTTTTTCGGCGACAATGCGCAAGGCTGAACACCGGCTCGCCGGCGCAAGCGATATCGTCGGCACGCGGTTCGGCGATCTGGAATATGCGGTTAGGGGCGAAGGCCCCCCGATCATGATGATCCACGGCACCGGGGGCGGATTCGACCAGGGCCTGAGCTTTGGCCATGGGTTGATCGAGCGGGGTTACCGCGTGATCGCGCCGTCGCGGTTCGGCTATCTGCGCAGCGACTTTCCCGTCAATCCCTCTTCCGAAAACCAGGCCGACGCGCTTGTCGAACTGCTTGACCATTTGGGCATTGATCGCCTTCCCGTCGTTGCAGGGTCGGCCGGAGCGCTCGCCGCAATCCAGTTCGCATTGCGCCACCCGCAACGCTGTTCGTTGCTGGTGCTGCTCGTCCCGGCAGCCAATGTGACCGGACTCGACCCGGTCGAGATGACCGCGACCCAGAAGCTGTTCGTCGAACAGGCCCTGGGTTCCGACTTCGTCTACTGGTCCGCGCGCCGGATCGCACCGAAACAACTCGTCGCCAATCTCCTGGCGACCGATCCTCATCTGCTGAAGACCGTCAGCCCAGGCGAACGCGCGCGCGCCTATCGGATTCTCGACGAAATGCTGCCGATCAGCACGCGTTCACGCGGCCTATTGAACGACGCCAGACTGGCCGGCGCTTCGCACCCGGTGGACTACCGGAAAATCCGGGCGCCAACATTGATCCTCTCGGTCGAGGACGATCGGTTCGGAACCGCAGCAACCGCGCGGTATCTGGCTACTGTCATTCCCGATGCCACGCTGGTGATCCTGGAACGCGGCGGCCATATCTGGCTCGGCGCCGACGAGACCGTATCAGATCACGTTGCGCGCTTCATCCGGGCGCGCGGATCCTGA
- a CDS encoding NAD(P)H-dependent oxidoreductase, whose amino-acid sequence MSNILVIDGHPDPDRGRFVHALADAYARGAKSGGHDVRRIDLATLDFPLLRSRADWAEAPPPPAIAAAQDDIIWAKQIVFLYPLWLGDVPALLKGFLEQVARPGFAIAQGRMPKGLLAGRSARLIVTMGMPALFYRFYFGAHSVKSFRRNILKLVGITPVESILIGNVEGDADARAEWLDKMVKLGAEQD is encoded by the coding sequence ATGAGCAATATTCTCGTCATTGACGGCCATCCTGACCCGGACCGCGGCCGCTTCGTCCATGCGCTCGCCGACGCCTATGCGCGAGGCGCCAAGTCGGGCGGGCACGATGTTCGCCGCATCGATCTCGCAACGCTCGATTTTCCGCTGCTTCGGTCGCGCGCCGACTGGGCGGAGGCGCCCCCGCCGCCGGCGATCGCGGCGGCACAGGACGACATCATCTGGGCAAAGCAGATCGTCTTTCTCTATCCGCTATGGCTGGGAGACGTGCCGGCGCTGCTCAAAGGATTTCTCGAACAGGTCGCCCGCCCCGGTTTCGCGATCGCGCAGGGGCGGATGCCCAAGGGCCTACTCGCCGGGCGGTCGGCCCGGCTTATCGTTACGATGGGGATGCCGGCGCTGTTCTACCGCTTCTATTTCGGCGCTCATAGCGTGAAGAGCTTTCGAAGGAACATCCTCAAGCTGGTCGGGATCACGCCAGTCGAGAGCATCTTGATCGGCAATGTCGAGGGCGACGCCGATGCCCGTGCCGAATGGCTCGACAAGATGGTCAAGCTGGGCGCTGAGCAAGACTGA